In Hippopotamus amphibius kiboko isolate mHipAmp2 chromosome 6, mHipAmp2.hap2, whole genome shotgun sequence, the genomic window GATGTTGATAAATTGATGGATTGGAGTAAACTGAAGAGTAATATGAGAGatgcagaaaaggataaagagagGACAGGCAAATCTCAACAGACATTTTGTATGTAAGGGAACCTCAAATCTAATCTTCAGTGCTATGATTTGACGTGGCTACATTCTTCTGCTTCAGACCACACAGAATGTCTCCTAAGACTCATCAATACATCAATACgtgttctctctctcctttgtttccTTCAATATACTCTTTAACTCACTCTAAGATACAAACTATTGATGTTAGAAGAATGAAACCATTGTAAAACCACAGCATaacaggaaggaggcagggaaatATATCtgatctttctcttctctcattaGCTGAGCCCAACATCAAGCCAGGGCAGGGGAGCCTGGGTGATACCGCtcatagaaagaaatgagctcCCCAGGGCACAGAACGGCATGGAGAAGGGTAGAAAGACAGATGGAGAATATCCAGCACACTGGTCTCTCCTGGTTTTCTCCTAATTTGTCTGACAATCTTTCTCAATCTCTTTGATAATTTCACTTTCTCCTGTCTGACCATTAATTGTTGGAATGTTCTCAGTTCTTTAGAACTAGAACTAGACCTAGTCCACCACTGTTTctatccaccaccaccaccaccacagtccCGGGATCTTCATCTGCACCAGGACTGTCGTTGCCCATCTCACTCCCACCTCCTCTCTAACCTGTTTTCAACATAGTAGCCAAGGTGATCTTTAAAAATAAGCGTAAGTCTGGCCATTCCACTGTCACTGTTTAAAGCCTTCAGTCATTTCTCAGCCTACTCATCTGACTCTTTATCCTGATCTACAAGGCCTCCTCTAGATTCTCTCCCACCCTCTTCTTCTATCTCACTCTCTGTGCTTTTGTCAAACTGCCCTTACTTCAGTTCCTGGAAAGCGCTGAGCCTCTTCCTACCAGAGGAGCTTTGTGGATGGCTCCTTCTGTATGAAATGCTCTCCGCAACCCCCAACTCACTCCTTTGGCAGCATGACTCCAACTCATTTCACACAAGCTGCAATTTTTCTGGGAGAAAGCCTTCCTGTTTACCCCACCTCTCCCGACTTCAACCTGATAAGCTCTTTCATAGGCCCATGTACCTTGTCTTCATAGAACCTacctcatttctaattttaaatttattggggGGGGGTGATTATCCCCTCCCCTCAGTGGAGTGTAAGGTCCTTGTGAACAGGACTGTGTCTGCTTTTGCTTATCACTGTGTTCACAGTACTGTGCCTAGTATCACTGCATCGCAGTACTGTGTATGGTACAAGATTGTCTTAGTGCAGGCTGCTCTAACAGAATGCCatagagactgggtggcttataaaacACAGATATTCAGTTCTCACAGTCTAGAGTGTGGAAAGTGCAAGATTAAGGTGCTGGctgatttggtgtctggtgagaggcCTCTTCCTGGTTTATAACCTGCAgtcttctggctgtgtcctcacatggtggaagatgCTGTGGAGCTCCCCGGAGTCTCTTTTTTGAggacattaatcccattcatgaaggtagagccctcccaaaggtcccacttccaaataccatcaatttggggattaggtttcaacatatggatCAAGAAGCAGGGCgtaaacattcagtctatagcagtgATCAACAGACATATTTGTTCAGTGACAACATGGAGAGATAActagatgagtgaataaataaatgaatgaatggaaattgTCAATGCTAATCCTACATCTGGAAAGCACTGTGATTCCAGCTGGGAGGTCTTGGGTGGAGGCTAATAGTACAAGACTGAGACATGAAATAGAATGTAGAAACAGAATTCTTAATGATTTCAAGATTTGCATGAATTAGAAAGTCTATTCAAGCCATCCCTTGGGTGGTTCCTGCCTCAAGGCATTCTGGGACCTAAGCATCCCAGGCcagaagaaaggggaaggaagcCAGAGCTGGAGAGAATCTCCCCTCCTCTATAGCACACATTAGTGTAGGGCCTGCTGTGAGGTGAGGAGCTCAGGAAAACCATCCAGGCTGCTGAGATGAACGCTTGGATGCTCAGAGTTGACAGAAAGGTTAACGTGGAGCTCAGTTTCTGTTACAAAGAGCTGTCCTGAAGGGGGTTGCCATACCTGTCAGTCAGTTACAAAGACTTTCCAATCAGATAACACACATGAGAGGCTGGAGAGTTGAGGGCAAAAGAAACTGGTCAAACCGGCTGTCTTTACATGGCTGAGCGCTCTCATTTCAAGGAAACCATTTTGTGCATCTTAATGTTCCCACCTGGATGCCAGCACTCTTTGTTCCACTTCCGAAATGTTTTGAAGCTGTCCTGTAAACCCAGCctagaattcaaaataattcgCAAAattgtttttaggaaaaaaacatacCATTCATCATTTGATAACGTGAAAGTGagtaaaaataattcagaaatgtgTTTTGGAGGTAGTGCATCTCTTCTGTATCTGAATATATCATACTACCAGGGTGGAAGACAAAACCTACAGCTACAACTGTAATATATAAGGTTGAATTGTGAGCCTGAGGAGCTACCAAGTATATATGGAATTACGAATTTTTTAATGCCAGGAAGACCGTTATTCTCCAACATCAGATAAATTGTGTTTTACCTATCTTCAGAAGATAGCAAGTCTCAGATTCCCTGGCAAGTTGGGcattatttgtttgttgtttgtttgcttgtttgtttaactTTGAGAGCTTTTCTCCATTCTTTAAATGTATGTGGTAGTCCCATCTCGATGCAGTAGTTTTTGGTTATTTGTAGAGCCCGACTGGACACACACAGCACAcgtacaaaggaaagaaagaacagagccaGGTAATGCCTTCCCTCAGAGACATGATAATGCCAAGGCTCAGACTTGACTTGCAGTCTTCCAAACTTGTCTGTTTCCAATGGCAACTGTAAAATACAACCAGCAGAGTGTTTCGCATTTAGATTGCTTTTGTCAGTGAGTTGCATAATTAGATTGAATGTGCTTAATCTCTCTGAGAGCTAAAACATGGAAAGATTTCATTtgatgaaagggggaaaaaaaccagtgGAAAGTATTTGAAACTGAAGCATTTGTGGATTTCTAACATCAATACATAATGTCCTTTCCTGCTTTGGTTTCAGAGGTTGCAGACTGGAACTGCTGCCTCTAAATGGTgaggtttatagaaaaatttgtTGTGGTTGCTTCTTACAATCagagccagaaagaaaaagattgcaTCATAGTATCTTTCATTATAGGgttagggaaagaaaacaaagttgtCCCATTCAACAAATCTTTTTGAGGACCTGTGATGCCAAGGCATTGTGTTTGGCTTGGTGGGGAGATACAAACCAGACAAATCCTGCCTCTGTGAGTTTGCATCCAATTAAGGAGAATTtgactgttaaaaataataaataacataacAGTGACTATTTTGTGTGTCTTAAGATTGTCAAATTCCTCTGTGCTGACAGGATCAGAGAAAACTTCTTGGGAGAAAATATCAGTTGAACGGAGCCTTAAAAGAGATGAGCAAATGCGTGGAAGCAAAAAGCACAAAATGCCGTTCATTATCTGCCCTTGTCTAAAAGTCCACTGAAACAATGATCAAAGTACACAGTTTGAAAATGGCAAGCAGCTTTTCTGAGTGTTTGAAACTGTCAGGtttatctccttccttccttccttccttccttccttccttccttccttccttccttcagattTCAAGTAACTGAAAATCCAGCTCAAACTGGATTAAACAATACAGGGGATTTATTGTCTCACATAACTGAAAAGTCCAGAGTAGGTTTTGTTTCAGAAGTTTGATCCAGTGATTAAAACAATGTGAGTGGAATGTAGTTGCTGCCCCTCATTTCTCAGCAATATTTCTTTAGTGGTTCCTCCATTCTCAGAAGACGTTCTTCTTGACATTTCAAGAAGGTCTCCAGGCTACATATTTCCAACAGAAAAGGGAAAGTCTGCTTCCCACAATTGGAATCCCAGAACTTAGTCTTATTGGCCCTGCTGATTGGCAGAGCTTATTGGTACCCACTTGGGCTAATTATGCTGACTGGCTTTAGGTGAACAAGGACCACAACAATCCATCCATGGATGggaattttgaaatgtttttagaagagaggaagggaggaatggaTGGAGCAAGGCAACCAACAAGTGAATGTATTATACTAGCTATTCTGAGATATTGTATCTGAATCTAACTGAGTGACCCAGTAAGCCAATGAGAATGCTAATGACAGTTGTTAACTTTTAGAGTTTATTAAACATTCAAATATGAACACCAGAATGTTAATGGTGGTAGGGCTTCAGGTTATGTCTGTTTTTGTTATGATGTTATctatatttcaaattattataaAGTAATATGTAAATAGTCAGAGTGAAAAATGTGACAGTGCACACTTGACTCTTGTATATCCAAAGGTACCTTGTTCTAGTTGTGATGTAGGTGGCAAATTAAAGTTGTTGACTTATTCACAACCTTACCTCAAGACTAAAACTTGATCTGTTAGCTCCTGCATGCTGAATAACCacaagaaaaatatgttattttttattgaagtatagttgatttacaaggatgtgttagtttcaggtatacagcacagtgattgagatataaaatacatattcttttcccttataggttattataacatattgagttctctgtgctatatagtaggtccttgttggttatctattttatatatatatagtactgtgtatattttaatcccagcctcctaatttttccctcctccacccctttcccctttggtaaccataagtttgctttacatgtctgtaggtctgtttctgttttgtaaataagttcatctgtgcgtgtaaataagttcaatgtgatacaccacattaacaagttgaaaaataaaaaccatatgatcatctcaataggtgcagaaaaagcttttgttgAAACTtaacatccatttctgataaaaactctccagaaagtgggcatagagggaacatacctcaacatagccatatatgacaaatcagctaacatcatactcaacaatgaaaagctgaaagcatttcctctaggatcaggaacaagacaagtctACCCACtcttcaccacttttatttaacataggattggaagtcctagccatagcaatcagagaagataaagaaataaaaggaatccaaattggaaaagaagaagtaaaactgtcactgtttgcagataacatgatactatacgtagaaaatcctaaagatgctaccagaaaactactagatcttatcagtgaatttggtaaagttgcaggatacaaagttaatacacagaaatctgttgcgtttctatatactaacaatgaaagatttgaaagagaaattaaagaaacagattcatttaccattacatcaaaaagaataaaaggggtGACGCGTCGGGGCCCGTTGTCTGTGTGTGGGGCTAGGGGgcccggggggcggcggggggtcGCGAGGGCCTGGACATGGCACTGAGGGGCCGCCCCGCGGGAAGATGATAAGGGCTGGCTGGAGCTGGAGAGCGACCCTGGCCTCTTCACCCTCCTGGTGGAAGATTTCGGTGTCAAAGGGGTGCAGGTGGAGGAGATCTATGACCTTCAGAGCAAATGCCCGGGCCCCGTGTATGGATTCATCTTCCTGTTCAAATGGATCGAAGAGCGCCGATCCCGTCGCAAGGTCTCTACCTTGGTGGATGATACGTCTGTGATTGATGATGATATTGTGAATAACATGTTCTTTGCCCACCAGCTGATCCCCAACTCTTGTGCCACTCATGCCCTGCTGAGCGTGCTCCTGAACTGCAGCAGTGTGGACCTGGGGCCTACCCTGAGTCGCATGAAGGACTTCACCAAAGGCTTCAGCCCTGAGGCCTTCAGGAGAGTCTGCCTGTGCTTCTTCAGGTTCCTGGAATGCCTCCAGGCCGGCTCTCCTGATCTCTGTTGTCCACCTGAGGCCCACCTGAGAGCTTGCTCTGATGTGGCCTTATTTTCTTCCCTCTAGAGCAAAGGATATGCGATTGGCAATGCTCCAGAGTTGGCCAAGGCACATAATAGCCATGCCAGGCCTGAGCCACGCCACCTTCCCGAGAAGCAGAATGGCCTTAGTGCTGTGAGGACCATGGAGGCATTCCACTTTGTCAGCTTTGTGTCTATCACAGGCCGGCTTTTTGAGCTGGATGGGCTGAAGGTCTACCCCATTGACCATGGGCCCTGGGGGGAGGATGAGGAGTGGACAGACAAGGCCCGGCGGGTCATCATGGAGCGTATCGGCCTCGCCACTGCAGGGGAGCCCTACCGTGACATCCGCTTCAACCTGATGGCGGTGGTGCCCGACCACAGGATCAAGTATGAGGCCAGGCTGCACGTGCTGAAGGTGAACCGTCAGACAGTACTGGAGGCCCTGCAGCAGCTGATTAGGGTAACGCAGCCAGAGCTGATTCAGACCCACAAATCTCAAGAGTCACAGTTGCCTGAAGAGCCCAAACCAGCCAGCAGCAAGTCCCCTCTGGCACTGGAAACAAGCAGGGCCCCAACGGCCTCTGAGGGCACCCACACAGATGGTGTGGAGGAGGTGGCTTCTTCGTGCCCACAAGCCCCGACCCACAGCCCTCCCAGCAAACCCAAGCTGGTGGCGAAGCCTCCAGGGAGCAGCATCAATGGGgtcccccccatccccactcctATTGTCCAGAGGCTGCCAGCCTTCCTGGACAATCACAACTGTGCCAAGTCCCCCATGCAGGAGGAGGAAGACCTGGCAGCAGGTGTGGGCCGCAGCCACGTTCCAGTCCGCCCGCCCCAGCAGTACTCAGGTGATGAGGACGACTACGAGGATGACGAGGAGGATGATGTGCAGAACACCAGCTCCGCCATCGGGTATAAGTGAAAGGGACCAGGAAAACCAGGGCCGTTGAGTGGCTCTGGGGACGGGCAGCTGTCGGTGCTGCAGCCCAACACCATCAACGTCTTGGCTGAGAAGCTCAAAGAGTCCCAGAAAGACCTCTCGATTCCTCTGTCCATCAAGATGAGCAGCGGGGCCGGGAGTCCAGCTGTGGCAGTGCCCACACACTCGCAGCCCTTGCCCACCCCCAGCAATGAGAGCACGGACACAGCCTCTGAGATCGGCAGTGCTTTCAATTCACCACTGCGCTCGCCTATCCGCTCGGCCAACCCCACGCGGCCCTCTAGCCCCGTCACCTCTCACATCTCCAAGGTGCTTTTTGGAGAGgacgacagcctgctgcgtgtTGGCTGCATACGCTACAATCGTGCCGTACGAGACCTGGGTCCTGTCATCAGCAGAGGCCTGCTGCACCTGGCTGAGCACGGTGTGCTGAGTCCCCTGGCGCTGACAGAGAGTGGGAAGGGTTCCTCACCTTCCATCAGACCGAGTCAAGGCAGCCAAGGGTCTGGCACCCCAGAGGAGAAGGAGGTGTTGGAGGCCGTAGATGGCAGAGAGAAGCCTGGGCTGGTCAGGCCTAGTGAGCCCTTGAGTGGGGAGAAGTACTCACCCAAGGAGCTGCGGGCACTGCTGAAGTGTGTGGAGGCTGAGATTGCAAACGATGAGGCCTGCCTCAAGGAAGaggtggagaagaggaaaaagttcAAGATTGATGACCAGAGAAGGACCCACAACGACGATGAGTTCATCTGCACCTTCATCTCCATGCTGGCTCAGGAAGGCATGCTGGCCAACCTGGTGGAGCAGAACATCTCGGTGCGGCGGCGCCAGGGGGTCAGCATCGGCCGGCTCCACAAGCAGCGGAAGCCTGACCGGCGGAAACGCTCGCGGCCCTACAAGGCCAAGTGCCCGTGAGGACTGCTGGCCCTGAGCCTGCCACTCACTCTTGCCGCGTGGCCCTCACCAGGGCCCTCCCTTGCCCCACGCCCCCTCTTCCCAGTATTACTGAATAGTTCCAGTCAGAGAGCCCAGATCCTGGGAATGGGAGCCAGGCCGGGGTTCTCTGCACTGTGCCTGGGCAGGTCGGCCCCGTCGCGCTCTGGAAGCAGCAGCCAGAGGTGGGGCACAGCGAGCTGCTGCAGCTTCCTCCACAGCCGGCTGTGGAGCAGCAGGACCTGGCCTTTCTGCCTGGgcagcagaatatatattttacctACAGAGACGTCTATTTTTCTGGGCTCTAACCCATCTTGCCACCACTGTGTTGACGTAGTCAGCTTCCTGACTCTGAGTTCTCTCCTGACAGCTGTCGTCCTGGAGGGCTGAGGTCGCTCTTGAAAGGTCACAGCTGGGGGCCAGGTGGGCATTGGGCCCTGCTGCTCTGGCCCCAGTTGTCCCTGTTGTGAGGAAGCCAGGTCTGCTCTTCATTCCTCCCAGGAGAGCTCCAAACTCAGGGACCTGGCTGTTGGACTAGACTGGGAGTGGGGTGTTCCAGCAGGGGTGGGATGAGCAGCCTGGTGGGGTCCCATGGCCTGAGCAGAGAGAAATGTTTCAGCTGTTTGGTGGCCTAGCTCCAGCCAGGCTCGTCAAGACTACTCTCtgtggccaggccctgggctctctGTCTTCAGTGTTGTGGCCCTGGCAAGGGGCCTGCCTTGGGCTCCTGGGCTCATAGGAGCCTGTGCCCAGCCCCTCAGTACTACCATGTCTCCCTCTTCTTAGAGACAGCAGACAGGGCTGCTTGCAGGAAGCTGGCACCACTCAGCTCTCCCTGCCATGCCAGCTTTCTCAGCTTCTGCAGGGCACTCAGGGTGGGGGACAGCAGGACCAAGACAACCAGTTGGAGCCCCCATATTCCCAGAGGGCCTGATGCCAAGGGCTCATGGGCCCAGCACTGCCTCTGGAGCTCAGGCCCCAAACAGCCCCATGGCCTCTACCATGTGGCTTTGAAGGTGATCCAAGCAGGCCCCTTATGTGTACATAGTGAccagggtggggggcagctggcaGGCATGGCAGCTGCCTGCCTGCACTAAGCATAGCCCGACCCCTCTGGCCCCTGTAAATATtggattaatgaatgaataaaactctcctagaaaatgaaaaaaaaaaaaaaaaagaataaaatacctaggaataaacatagctaaggaagcaaaagacctatactccaaaaactctaagatgttgatgaaaggaactaagaggacacaaacagatggaaagatttaCCATGTTCtagaattggaagaatcaatattatcaaaatgactactacccaaggcaatctacagattcaatgcaatccctatcaaattaccaatggcatttttcacagaactagaacaaaaaaatgttttcatttgtatggaaacatgaaagattccaaatagccaagacaatcttgagaagaaaaaatggagctggaggaatcatgctccctgacttcaggctatactacaaagctacaataaacaaaacagtatggtactgacacaaaaccagaaataaagatcaatggaacaggatagaaagcacagaaataaatctacacactatggtcaattaatctatgttacaacaaaagaggcaagaatatacaatggagacaagacactctcttcaataagtggtgctgggaaaactggacagccacatgtaaaatggattaaatggattaaagccctaaatgtaagacaggatactataaaactcctataggaaaacataagcagaattttctttgatataaattgcagcaatatctttttggatccatctcctagagtaatgaaaataaaaataaaaagaaacaaatgggacctaattaaactgaaaagcttgtacacagcaaaggaaaccataaacaaaatgaaaagacaatccacagaatgggagaaaatatttgcaaatgatgcaaccaacaagggattaatttccaaaatatacaaacacttcatatagctcaatatcaaaaagacagataacccaataaaaaaatgggtagaagacctaatagagattcctccaaagaagacatacagatggccaataggcacaatTAGtaatgctcaacattactaattattagagaaacacaaatcagaactacagtgaggtatcacctcacactggtcagaatggccatcattaaaaagtctacaaataacaaatgctgttgggaatgtaagttggggcagccactatggagaatagtatggaggttccttagaaaactaaaaatagagttaccacatgatcctgcaatcccactcctgggcatatatatgtggtatgtatatacgatagaatattaatcagccacaaaaaagaatgaaataatgccatttgcagcaacattgatggacctagagattattatagtaagtgaagtaagccaaagacaaatatcatataatatcacctatatgtggagtctaaaaaaaaagaaaagatatacaaTATGCTGTTTTTTGCTTTGAAGTACAATTGATATAATGGCATACTTGGTGTCGATCCTAGTTGTTGCTTCTcattataaatattcatatttcagGTTATATTTTTTCAGTATGTGATTTGATATAAAAATGCCTTGTTTTCCTGATACTAAAATTTAGCATACATTGACCCCACTGACAGCATCTTCCATCTCTGAAATTGTATAAATTGGTTGAAatttttttatatgtgtgtataagtgatttttaaatgttattttttccattttagtttgAAGACTAAAATTTAAGATGCATATTTCTTAAACCAATGGTTcaaatttgagagaaaaaaatgaatatttttggcTGTTCATaatttttgagaatttatttataataatggaAATTATAAAGACTATAATCTATCTTCATTATCTCTCATTTCCTCCTATtcaatcatttcttttcatgaatTTGTTTGATTGTTTGGTATTGTCAGATAATGACTAAAAAACGTGCCTTTTATAACCTTCCTGCCTGATGAATGAGTGAGTAACTGGATAACCTG contains:
- the LOC130854795 gene encoding LOW QUALITY PROTEIN: ubiquitin carboxyl-terminal hydrolase BAP1-like (The sequence of the model RefSeq protein was modified relative to this genomic sequence to represent the inferred CDS: substituted 1 base at 1 genomic stop codon); the encoded protein is MFFAHQLIPNSCATHALLSVLLNCSSVDLGPTLSRMKDFTKGFSPESKGYAIGNAPELAKAHNSHARPEPRHLPEKQNGLSAVRTMEAFHFVSFVSITGRLFELDGLKVYPIDHGPWGEDEEWTDKARRVIMERIGLATAGEPYRDIRFNLMAVVPDHRIKYEARLHVLKVNRQTVLEALQQLIRVTQPELIQTHKSQESQLPEEPKPASSKSPLALETSRAPTASEGTHTDGVEEVASSCPQAPTHSPPSKPKLVAKPPGSSINGVPPIPTPIVQRLPAFLDNHNCAKSPMQEEEDLAAGVGRSHVPVRPPQQYSGDEDDYEDDEEDDVQNTSSAIGYKXKGPGKPGPLSGSGDGQLSVLQPNTINVLAEKLKESQKDLSIPLSIKMSSGAGSPAVAVPTHSQPLPTPSNESTDTASEIGSAFNSPLRSPIRSANPTRPSSPVTSHISKVLFGEDDSLLRVGCIRYNRAVRDLGPVISRGLLHLAEHGVLSPLALTESGKGSSPSIRPSQGSQGSGTPEEKEVLEAVDGREKPGLVRPSEPLSGEKYSPKELRALLKCVEAEIANDEACLKEEVEKRKKFKIDDQRRTHNDDEFICTFISMLAQEGMLANLVEQNISVRRRQGVSIGRLHKQRKPDRRKRSRPYKAKCP